One part of the Pseudopipra pipra isolate bDixPip1 chromosome 3, bDixPip1.hap1, whole genome shotgun sequence genome encodes these proteins:
- the YWHAQ gene encoding 14-3-3 protein theta gives MDKTELIQKAKLAEQAERYDDMATCMKAVTEQGAELSNEERNLLSVAYKNVVGGRRSAWRVISSIEQKTDTSDKKMQLIKDYREKVESELRSICTTVLELLDKYLIANATNPESKVFYLKMKGDYFRYLAEVACGDDRKQTIENSQGAYQEAFDISKKEMQPTHPIRLGLALNFSVFYYEILNNPELACTLAKTAFDEAIAELDTLNEDSYKDSTLIMQLLRDNLTLWTSDSAGEECDAAEGAEN, from the exons CATGGCCACCTGCATGAAGGCGGTAACGGAGCAGGGCGCCGAGCTGTCCAACGAGGAGCGCAACCTGCTCTCCGTGGCCTACAAGAACGTGGTGGGGGGTCGGCGCTCGGCCTGGAGGGTCATCTCCAGCATCGAGCAGAAGACAGACACCAGCGACAAGAAGATGCAGCTTATCAAGGACTATCGGGAGAAGGTGGAGTCTGAGCTCAGGTCCATCTGCACCACGGTGCTG gAGCTGTTGGACAAATATTTAATAGCTAATGCAACCAATCCAGAGAGCAAGGTATTCTACCTGAAGATGAAGGGAGACTACTTCCGATACCTTGCTGAAGTTGCCTGTGGTGATGACAGGAAAC AAACAATAGAAAACTCACAGGGAGCTTATCAGGAGGCATTTGATATCAGCAAGAAGGAGATGCAGCCAACACATCCAATTCGCTTGGGTCTAGCTCTTAacttctctgtattttattatGAGATTCTCAACAATCCCGAGCTTGCCTGCACACTGGCAAAGACA GCATTTGATGAGGCTATTGCAGAACTTGATACACTGAACGAAGACTCATACAAAGACAGTACTCTCATCATGCAGTTGCTTAGAGACAACCTAACA tTATGGACATCAGACAGTGCAGGAGAAGAATGTGATGCTGCAGAAGGTGCAGAAAACTAA